A single region of the Geothrix edaphica genome encodes:
- the galU gene encoding UTP--glucose-1-phosphate uridylyltransferase GalU, which translates to MKTLRKAVIPVAGLGTRFLPATKAQPKEMLPLVDTPVIQYVVEEAIRAGVESIVLVTGRGKGAIENHFDVAYELEDTLRRRGKQEDLDLVRDITHLAQFAYVRQGEPLGLGHAVLCARHAVGDEPFALLLGDDVFDERDSALDALIKAYQATGKSVVGVQEVPVEHVSRYGIVSAPGKDEPIWDVTAIVEKPEPAQAPSRWAVVGRYVLEPRVFEHLAALKPGVGGEYQLTDALASLAREGRLVAAPIPAKRFDTGNKLDYLKANVEFALKREDLRRDFTAYLKDLVKGL; encoded by the coding sequence ATGAAGACCCTTCGCAAAGCTGTCATCCCCGTCGCCGGCCTGGGCACCCGCTTCCTGCCCGCCACCAAGGCCCAGCCCAAGGAGATGCTGCCCTTGGTGGACACGCCGGTGATCCAGTACGTGGTCGAGGAGGCCATCCGCGCCGGGGTCGAGAGCATCGTCCTCGTGACCGGCCGCGGCAAGGGCGCCATCGAGAACCACTTCGACGTCGCCTACGAGCTGGAGGACACCCTCCGCCGCCGCGGCAAGCAGGAGGATCTGGACCTGGTGCGGGACATCACCCACCTCGCCCAGTTCGCCTACGTGCGCCAGGGCGAGCCCCTGGGCCTCGGCCACGCGGTGCTGTGCGCCCGCCACGCGGTCGGCGATGAGCCCTTCGCCCTGCTCCTGGGCGACGATGTCTTCGATGAGCGCGACTCGGCCCTGGATGCGCTCATCAAGGCCTACCAGGCCACCGGGAAGTCTGTCGTGGGTGTCCAGGAGGTCCCGGTGGAACATGTCTCCCGGTACGGCATCGTCAGCGCACCCGGGAAGGACGAGCCTATCTGGGATGTGACAGCGATTGTCGAAAAGCCGGAACCGGCCCAGGCCCCCAGTCGCTGGGCCGTCGTGGGGCGCTACGTCCTGGAGCCCCGGGTGTTCGAGCACCTCGCCGCCCTGAAGCCCGGCGTCGGCGGCGAGTACCAGCTCACGGACGCCCTGGCGAGCCTGGCCCGCGAGGGACGCCTGGTCGCGGCCCCCATCCCGGCCAAGCGCTTCGACACCGGCAACAAGCTCGACTACCTGAAGGCCAATGTGGAGTTCGCCCTCAAGCGGGAGGACCTGCGCCGCGATTTCACCGCCTACCTGAAGGATCTGGTGAAGGGCCTCTAG
- a CDS encoding heavy metal translocating P-type ATPase: MSSETYTVTGMTCASCVRHVEKALVETPGVRAASVNLATSTATVEGEASFETLAAQVEEAGYGLGRPQADQAVVQAEDDPGPARNRMIVALVLTAPLLLAMIPGLGLHLPGWVQALLSAPVVFWAGWGFFVRAGRQARHGQASMDTLIALGSGVAWIFAVAEWLNGVHHLSFETAAALVAFLLTGKYLESRAKSRATDALKELLALAPPTALRLGPDGTVTEIPVADLRPGDRVRVLPGHSVPADGRVTAGQAEVDESMLTGEPLPVPKGPGEGLVAGTVVHGSALEMEIQAVGAQTQLARMAQLVAQAQGSKAPAQDLADRISAVFVPAILVLALLTLAGWWLATGALASAWRPAVTLLVIACPCALGLATPVAVMVGLGSAARKGVLVRDAAALEALGQATDLAFDKTGTITEGRPRLRRVLATSGLADADLLRLAASLERDSEHPIARGLVTAHAGALKPVSAFRAHPGGGVSGEIDGHAWRLGSAAFLGVAFPEVDEDGIAVGLADASGLKGVFVLGDRLRAESPAVAGQLRQQGLRLHLFTGDRAEPAAKMAEAVGIESVAAGLRPEGKLARIRELQAQGAVVGFVGDGVNDAPALAQADCGIAMGSGAGEQGTGAAMAAAPLVLLRPGLEPILAARRLALRTHRVIRQNLGWAFGYNLVLVPLAASGQLERFGGPMLAGLAMGLSSLTVVLNALRLRR, from the coding sequence ATGAGCAGCGAGACCTATACCGTCACTGGCATGACCTGCGCCTCCTGCGTGCGGCACGTGGAGAAGGCCTTGGTGGAAACCCCCGGTGTCCGGGCGGCCTCCGTCAACCTCGCCACCTCCACGGCCACAGTGGAAGGCGAGGCCAGCTTCGAGACGCTGGCGGCACAGGTCGAGGAGGCGGGCTATGGCCTGGGCCGCCCTCAGGCGGATCAGGCGGTGGTGCAGGCCGAAGACGATCCCGGCCCGGCCCGGAACCGGATGATTGTCGCCCTGGTCCTCACGGCGCCCCTGCTGCTGGCCATGATCCCCGGCCTGGGGCTGCACCTGCCCGGGTGGGTCCAGGCCTTGCTGTCAGCCCCCGTGGTCTTCTGGGCCGGCTGGGGGTTCTTTGTCCGGGCGGGGCGCCAGGCACGGCACGGCCAGGCCTCCATGGACACCCTCATCGCCCTGGGTTCGGGCGTGGCCTGGATCTTTGCCGTGGCGGAGTGGCTGAACGGCGTCCACCACCTCAGCTTCGAGACGGCTGCGGCCCTGGTGGCCTTCCTGCTCACGGGCAAGTACCTGGAGAGCCGGGCCAAGTCCAGGGCCACGGATGCCTTGAAGGAGCTGCTGGCGCTGGCACCACCCACGGCCCTGCGCCTCGGGCCGGACGGCACGGTGACGGAAATCCCGGTGGCGGACCTGCGCCCCGGCGATCGCGTCCGGGTGCTGCCCGGCCACTCGGTGCCGGCGGATGGCCGCGTGACCGCGGGCCAGGCGGAGGTAGACGAATCCATGCTCACGGGCGAACCCCTGCCTGTCCCCAAGGGGCCGGGTGAAGGTCTGGTGGCCGGCACCGTGGTCCATGGTTCTGCGCTGGAGATGGAGATCCAGGCTGTGGGGGCCCAGACCCAGCTGGCCCGCATGGCCCAGCTGGTGGCCCAGGCCCAGGGCTCCAAGGCCCCCGCCCAGGATCTGGCGGATCGCATCAGCGCCGTGTTCGTGCCGGCCATCCTCGTTCTGGCCCTGCTGACCCTGGCGGGCTGGTGGCTGGCCACCGGCGCCCTCGCCTCCGCCTGGCGGCCGGCCGTGACCCTGCTGGTGATCGCCTGCCCCTGCGCCCTCGGGCTCGCCACGCCGGTGGCGGTGATGGTGGGCCTGGGCTCCGCCGCCCGGAAGGGCGTACTGGTGCGCGATGCCGCGGCCCTGGAGGCCCTCGGCCAGGCCACGGACCTCGCCTTCGACAAGACCGGGACCATCACCGAGGGGCGACCGCGGCTGCGCCGGGTCCTGGCGACCTCGGGCCTGGCCGATGCGGACCTGCTGCGGCTCGCGGCCAGCCTGGAACGGGACTCGGAGCATCCCATCGCCCGCGGCCTCGTGACGGCCCATGCCGGGGCCCTGAAGCCGGTGTCGGCCTTCCGCGCCCATCCCGGCGGCGGCGTCAGCGGTGAGATCGACGGCCACGCCTGGCGCCTGGGCAGCGCCGCTTTCCTCGGGGTGGCCTTCCCGGAGGTGGATGAGGACGGGATCGCCGTGGGGCTGGCGGACGCTTCCGGGCTGAAGGGCGTGTTCGTGCTGGGCGACCGGCTCCGGGCCGAGAGCCCGGCGGTGGCGGGACAGCTGCGTCAGCAGGGTCTCCGCCTCCACCTGTTCACGGGCGATCGCGCGGAGCCTGCGGCGAAGATGGCCGAGGCCGTGGGCATCGAATCGGTGGCCGCAGGCTTGCGCCCCGAGGGCAAGCTCGCCCGCATCCGGGAGCTCCAGGCCCAGGGCGCCGTGGTCGGCTTCGTGGGTGATGGCGTGAACGATGCGCCGGCCCTGGCCCAGGCGGACTGTGGCATCGCCATGGGCTCCGGGGCCGGCGAGCAGGGCACCGGCGCGGCCATGGCGGCGGCTCCCCTGGTGCTGCTGCGGCCGGGATTGGAGCCCATCCTTGCCGCACGCCGTCTCGCCTTGCGGACGCACCGCGTGATCCGCCAGAACCTGGGTTGGGCCTTCGGCTACAACCTGGTGCTGGTGCCCCTGGCGGCCTCGGGCCAGCTGGAGCGGTTCGGCGGGCCCATGCTCGCCGGGCTGGCCATGGGGCTGAGTTCCCTGACCGTGGTGCTGAACGCCCTGCGGCTGCGCCGCTAG